From a region of the Sinorhizobium sp. B11 genome:
- a CDS encoding quinone oxidoreductase, translating into MAMTKAVSFSKNGGPEVFEYVDIDLPPPSQGQVQIRQEAIGLNFIDVYFRDGTYKAPHLPFVTGKEAAGIVTSVGPGVTDFAVGDRVAYAGSDGAYSAERNIETKHLVKVPDGVSLETAAAMMLKGMTAEYLLNRTFKVGPETVLLFHAAAGGVGLIAGQWAKALGATVIGTAGSADKVQLALEHGYDHVINYKTENFAERVREITGGKGVDVVYDSIGRDTFPQSLDCLKPRGLFASFGQSSGAIENFTMAHLAQRGSLYATRPTLFTYIASRQELTDCANNLFDVVQSNKVRININQTYPLREVGRAHADLETRKTTGTTLLIP; encoded by the coding sequence ATGGCAATGACGAAGGCGGTTTCTTTTTCCAAAAATGGCGGACCTGAAGTTTTCGAATATGTCGATATCGATCTGCCGCCGCCTTCCCAAGGTCAGGTGCAGATCCGCCAGGAAGCGATCGGCCTGAATTTCATCGACGTCTATTTCCGCGACGGCACCTACAAGGCTCCGCATCTGCCCTTTGTGACCGGCAAGGAAGCTGCCGGCATCGTGACATCAGTCGGTCCCGGCGTGACTGATTTTGCCGTGGGCGACCGCGTTGCTTATGCGGGCTCTGATGGCGCCTATAGCGCAGAGCGCAACATCGAGACGAAACATCTGGTGAAGGTGCCCGACGGCGTCAGCCTGGAAACAGCAGCCGCCATGATGCTGAAGGGTATGACGGCAGAGTATCTGCTCAACCGTACGTTCAAGGTCGGCCCTGAAACCGTGCTGCTCTTCCATGCCGCAGCCGGCGGCGTCGGCCTCATCGCCGGCCAGTGGGCAAAGGCGCTCGGCGCAACCGTCATCGGCACGGCAGGCTCCGCCGACAAGGTCCAGCTGGCGCTCGAACATGGCTATGATCATGTCATCAATTACAAGACCGAGAACTTCGCAGAACGCGTGCGGGAGATCACCGGGGGCAAGGGCGTCGACGTGGTTTATGACTCGATCGGCCGAGACACATTCCCACAATCACTGGATTGCCTGAAGCCACGCGGCCTCTTCGCATCGTTTGGTCAATCTTCGGGCGCGATCGAGAATTTTACCATGGCGCACCTCGCCCAAAGAGGCTCTCTCTATGCCACGCGCCCGACGCTCTTCACTTATATTGCCTCGCGTCAGGAACTGACCGATTGTGCAAACAATCTATTTGATGTTGTGCAGAGCAACAAAGTGCGTATCAATATCAACCAAACCTATCCGCTGCGTGAGGTTGGGCGGGCGCACGCGGATCTGGAAACAAGAAAAACAACCGGAACGACGCTGCTGATTCCATGA
- a CDS encoding GntR family transcriptional regulator, with the protein MQESLSHLAYLALEHAIVTLALAPGALVTEKQLIDLAGHGRTPVREAIQKLAWQGLILVKPRVGLQIAEIHAEDHANVMQVRRKLEPVAAALVADTANEEQRGRLVACALAMEECAVRGDLAGFFAADKAFDEILEDACPNSFMIAALGPVQTHSRRLWYSTANPERMDRSISLHVTVIKAIHQGEAEQAREAMADLIDYLSQK; encoded by the coding sequence ATGCAGGAATCGCTAAGCCATCTCGCCTATCTGGCGCTGGAGCACGCTATCGTGACGCTGGCTTTGGCACCGGGTGCGCTGGTGACCGAAAAGCAGCTTATCGATCTTGCTGGCCATGGCCGCACGCCGGTGCGGGAGGCAATCCAGAAGCTTGCCTGGCAGGGGCTGATACTGGTCAAGCCGCGTGTCGGTCTGCAGATTGCTGAAATTCATGCTGAAGACCACGCCAATGTCATGCAGGTGCGCCGCAAGCTGGAGCCGGTTGCTGCGGCTCTAGTGGCAGATACGGCCAACGAGGAGCAGAGGGGACGGCTTGTCGCCTGCGCGCTGGCGATGGAGGAATGCGCCGTCCGCGGCGATCTCGCGGGCTTCTTCGCCGCCGACAAGGCCTTTGACGAGATCCTTGAGGACGCTTGTCCGAACAGTTTCATGATCGCCGCATTGGGGCCGGTCCAGACCCATTCCCGCCGTCTTTGGTATTCGACCGCCAATCCGGAACGGATGGATCGCTCGATCTCCCTGCATGTTACGGTCATCAAGGCCATTCATCAGGGTGAGGCCGAGCAGGCGCGCGAGGCCATGGCCGACCTCATCGATTATCTGAGCCAGAAATAG
- a CDS encoding BMP family ABC transporter substrate-binding protein — translation MKKFALTLAASAAAVIGISSAAAAADKTKVCFVYVGAHNDGGYSQAHDVGRQQIQAEFGDKIETPYLENVPEGPDAERAIERLARSGCQLIFTTSFGFMDATVKVAAKFPKVKFEHGTGYKAGPNLATYNSRFYEGRYILGQIAAKTSKNHGAAYIASFPIPEVVMGINSFEQGAKSIDPSFKLKVIWVNTWFDPGKEADAAKAMIDQGVDVLTQHTDTTAPMQVAEERGIHAFGQASDMIAAGPKAQLTAIVDTWGNYYSKRVHALLDGTWKSEQSWDGLKDGILKMAPYTNMPDDVKKMAEETEAKIKSGELHPFTGPINKQDGTPWLKAGEKADDGTLLGMNFYVEGVDDKLPAQ, via the coding sequence ATGAAGAAGTTCGCACTCACACTTGCCGCATCGGCCGCAGCCGTGATCGGCATATCCTCGGCCGCCGCGGCGGCGGACAAGACGAAGGTCTGCTTCGTCTATGTCGGCGCACACAATGACGGCGGTTATTCGCAGGCGCACGATGTCGGCCGCCAGCAGATCCAGGCCGAATTCGGTGACAAGATCGAAACGCCCTACCTCGAAAACGTTCCGGAAGGCCCGGATGCCGAACGCGCCATCGAGCGCCTCGCACGTTCCGGCTGCCAGCTGATCTTCACGACGTCTTTCGGTTTCATGGACGCGACGGTCAAGGTTGCCGCCAAGTTCCCGAAGGTCAAGTTCGAGCACGGCACCGGCTACAAGGCCGGCCCGAACCTCGCGACCTACAATTCGCGCTTCTATGAAGGCCGCTACATCCTCGGCCAGATCGCCGCCAAGACCTCGAAGAATCATGGCGCTGCCTACATCGCCTCCTTCCCGATCCCGGAAGTGGTCATGGGCATCAACTCCTTCGAGCAGGGCGCAAAGTCGATCGACCCGAGCTTCAAGCTCAAGGTCATCTGGGTCAACACCTGGTTCGACCCGGGCAAGGAAGCAGACGCTGCCAAGGCCATGATCGACCAGGGCGTCGACGTGCTGACCCAGCACACCGACACGACGGCGCCGATGCAGGTTGCCGAAGAGCGCGGCATCCACGCTTTCGGCCAGGCATCGGACATGATCGCAGCCGGCCCGAAGGCTCAGCTGACGGCGATCGTCGATACCTGGGGCAACTATTACTCCAAGCGCGTTCATGCCCTTCTCGACGGCACCTGGAAGTCCGAGCAGAGCTGGGACGGTCTGAAGGATGGCATCCTCAAGATGGCGCCTTACACCAACATGCCTGACGACGTGAAGAAGATGGCTGAGGAAACCGAAGCCAAGATCAAGTCCGGCGAACTGCATCCTTTCACCGGTCCGATCAACAAGCAGGACGGCACACCCTGGCTGAAAGCCGGCGAGAAGGCTGACGACGGCACGCTGCTCGGCATGAACTTCTACGTCGAAGGCGTGGATGACAAGCTGCCGGCACAATAA
- a CDS encoding ferredoxin--NADP reductase, producing the protein MNAPAKTEEFASAIPAGVYAETVLSVTHYTDRLFRFTMTRPDGFRFRSGEFAMIGLMVEGKPVFRAYSIASPAWAEELEFFSIKVPDGPLTSHLQLIKPGDQVLMRKKPTGTLVLDALTPGKRLYMFSTGTGIAPFASLIRDPETYEKFDEVILTHTAREISELKYGFDLVHEIQNDELLQEVVGDKLRHYATVTREDFEYRGRITDLISSGKLFTDLGVPPIDPAIDRGMICGSSAMLKDTKELLEKAGLDEGANSKPAEFVIERAFVG; encoded by the coding sequence ATGAACGCACCCGCAAAGACCGAAGAATTCGCTTCCGCCATCCCCGCCGGCGTTTATGCCGAGACGGTGCTGAGCGTTACGCATTATACCGACCGGCTCTTCCGCTTCACGATGACCCGGCCAGACGGCTTCCGTTTCCGTTCGGGCGAGTTTGCGATGATCGGCCTTATGGTCGAAGGCAAGCCGGTTTTCCGCGCCTATTCGATCGCAAGCCCGGCCTGGGCAGAAGAACTGGAATTCTTCTCCATCAAGGTGCCGGATGGCCCGCTGACCTCGCATCTGCAGCTCATCAAGCCGGGCGACCAGGTGCTGATGCGCAAGAAGCCGACAGGCACGCTTGTTCTCGATGCGCTGACCCCCGGCAAGCGCCTCTACATGTTCTCGACCGGCACGGGCATCGCACCTTTCGCGAGCCTCATCCGCGATCCGGAGACCTACGAGAAGTTCGACGAGGTCATCCTCACCCATACGGCGCGCGAGATTTCCGAGCTGAAATATGGCTTCGACCTCGTCCATGAGATCCAGAATGACGAACTCCTCCAGGAAGTCGTCGGCGACAAGCTGCGCCATTATGCGACCGTCACCCGCGAGGATTTCGAATATCGCGGCCGCATCACCGACCTGATTTCCTCCGGCAAGCTCTTCACCGATCTCGGCGTTCCGCCGATCGATCCGGCTATTGACCGCGGCATGATCTGCGGTTCTTCCGCCATGCTGAAGGACACCAAGGAGCTTCTGGAAAAGGCCGGCCTCGACGAGGGCGCCAACAGCAAGCCCGCCGAATTCGTGATTGAACGCGCGTTCGTCGGCTGA
- a CDS encoding ABC transporter permease: MSIFEAILLTVITASTPLVIAALGELVTERSGVLNLGVEGMMIMGAVAAFAGAQISGSPYVGIICGIAAGALFSLLFAFLTLTLVANQVATGLALTLLGLGVSGQLGEPYVSVPGIQLKEIVVPLLSDIPVIGPVLFKQDLIFYLSIALLFGVSWFLFRSRPGLKLRAIGDSHGSAHALGIHVIRTRYLAVMFGGACAGLAGAQLSLVYTPQWVENMSAGRGWITLALVVFASWRPWRVFAGGYLFGAVTILQLHAQAFGLGIPSQFLSMLPYAATIVVLIIISHNRRTTLINTPASLGKAFVPER; the protein is encoded by the coding sequence ATGAGCATCTTCGAAGCCATTCTCCTGACGGTTATCACCGCCTCCACGCCGCTCGTCATCGCAGCCCTCGGTGAGCTCGTGACGGAGCGCTCCGGCGTCCTCAATCTCGGCGTCGAGGGCATGATGATCATGGGTGCTGTCGCCGCCTTTGCCGGCGCGCAGATCTCCGGTTCGCCCTATGTCGGCATCATCTGCGGCATTGCCGCCGGCGCGCTTTTCTCGCTGCTCTTCGCCTTCCTGACGCTGACACTGGTGGCAAACCAGGTGGCGACCGGCCTGGCGCTGACCCTTCTCGGCCTTGGCGTCTCCGGCCAACTCGGCGAGCCCTATGTCAGCGTCCCCGGCATTCAGCTGAAAGAGATCGTCGTCCCGCTTCTGTCCGATATTCCCGTTATCGGCCCGGTTCTCTTCAAGCAGGATCTGATCTTCTACCTGTCGATTGCCTTGCTCTTCGGCGTGAGCTGGTTCCTGTTCAGAAGCCGCCCCGGCCTGAAACTCAGGGCGATCGGCGACAGCCACGGTTCTGCCCATGCGCTCGGCATTCATGTCATCCGCACGCGCTATCTGGCTGTCATGTTCGGCGGTGCCTGCGCGGGTCTTGCCGGCGCGCAGCTTTCGCTCGTCTATACGCCGCAATGGGTGGAGAACATGTCCGCCGGCCGCGGCTGGATCACGCTGGCGCTGGTGGTCTTTGCTTCCTGGCGCCCGTGGCGGGTCTTTGCCGGCGGTTATCTCTTCGGAGCGGTCACGATCCTGCAGCTTCATGCGCAGGCCTTCGGTCTCGGCATCCCATCGCAGTTCCTCTCGATGCTGCCCTATGCCGCGACTATTGTGGTTCTCATCATCATTTCTCATAATCGACGCACGACGTTGATCAACACGCCCGCGTCGCTTGGAAAAGCCTTCGTACCGGAGCGATAA
- the pcs gene encoding phosphatidylcholine synthase: MKIFNYKRVPYAEMRAFSVHILTASGSFLAFLGVVAAAEHRFVDMFWWLGLALLVDGIDGPIARKVRVKEVLPNWSGDTLDNIIDYVTYVLLPAFALYQSGMIGEPWSFVAAGMIVVSSAIYYADMGMKTEEYFFSGFPVVWNMVIFTLFVMHASEMTAFIVVTVSVVLTFLPINFLHPVRVQRLRPLNLGIFLLWSALGAYSLLKHFDMPQWAVVLFIVSGIYLYVIGGVLQFFPALGRK, encoded by the coding sequence ATGAAAATCTTCAACTATAAGCGCGTTCCATACGCGGAAATGCGCGCATTTTCCGTCCATATTCTGACGGCCTCCGGTTCCTTTCTCGCATTTCTTGGCGTGGTGGCGGCTGCCGAGCACCGCTTCGTCGATATGTTCTGGTGGCTGGGTCTGGCCCTTCTTGTCGATGGCATTGACGGCCCGATCGCCCGCAAGGTGCGCGTCAAGGAAGTGCTGCCCAACTGGTCGGGTGATACGCTCGACAATATTATCGATTACGTGACCTATGTGCTGTTGCCGGCCTTTGCTCTCTATCAGAGCGGCATGATCGGCGAGCCCTGGTCCTTCGTCGCCGCCGGCATGATCGTCGTTTCGAGCGCCATCTATTATGCCGATATGGGCATGAAGACCGAGGAATATTTCTTCTCGGGCTTCCCTGTCGTCTGGAACATGGTCATCTTCACACTCTTTGTCATGCACGCGAGCGAGATGACGGCCTTTATCGTCGTCACCGTTTCGGTGGTCCTTACCTTCCTGCCGATCAACTTCCTGCATCCAGTGCGCGTCCAGCGGCTGCGCCCGTTGAACCTCGGCATCTTCCTGCTCTGGTCGGCACTCGGCGCCTATTCGCTGCTGAAGCATTTCGATATGCCGCAATGGGCAGTCGTTCTCTTCATCGTGAGCGGCATCTACCTTTACGTCATCGGCGGTGTGCTCCAATTCTTCCCTGCGCTCGGACGCAAGTGA
- a CDS encoding ABC transporter permease encodes MRIELEKRPQVSKLYAFVSPLLALVLTLIFGAIMFAMLGKDPVEALDAFFLEPLLEVWSLHELAVKAAPLILIAVGLAVCYRSNNWNIGAEGQFTIGAITGSYVPIIFYDWHSPLVLPLMLVLGALGGALFAAVPALLKAHFNTNEILTSLMLVYIAQLFLDWLIRGAWRDPKGFNFPVSRDFAPEAIVPAIWEESGRAHWAFIFAIVAAVLVWFMMRFTLKGFEVVVLGQSERAGRFAGFSSKKMIWFSFLFSGALAGLAGICEVSGSIGHLQPAISPGYGFTAIIVAFLGRLNPLGVIASGLVLALTYLGGEAAQLSIGVSDKVTRVFQGLILFFVLSCDTLIYYKIRIVWSRVRGNAA; translated from the coding sequence ATGCGCATTGAGCTTGAAAAGCGCCCGCAGGTCTCGAAGCTCTACGCCTTCGTTTCTCCGCTTCTCGCTCTCGTCCTGACGCTTATATTTGGCGCGATCATGTTCGCTATGCTCGGCAAGGATCCGGTCGAGGCACTCGATGCCTTCTTCCTCGAGCCACTTTTGGAAGTCTGGTCGTTGCACGAATTGGCGGTCAAGGCAGCACCGCTGATCCTGATCGCCGTCGGTCTTGCCGTCTGTTATCGCTCCAACAACTGGAATATCGGCGCCGAAGGCCAGTTCACCATCGGCGCGATCACCGGCTCCTATGTCCCGATCATCTTCTACGACTGGCATTCACCGCTTGTACTGCCGCTGATGCTGGTTCTGGGAGCGCTCGGCGGCGCGCTGTTCGCAGCCGTTCCGGCATTATTGAAAGCGCATTTCAACACCAACGAGATCCTGACGTCGCTGATGCTGGTCTATATCGCCCAGCTCTTTCTCGATTGGCTGATCCGCGGCGCATGGCGCGATCCGAAGGGTTTCAACTTCCCGGTCTCGCGCGACTTTGCGCCGGAGGCGATCGTGCCGGCAATATGGGAGGAGTCCGGCCGCGCCCACTGGGCCTTCATTTTCGCGATCGTCGCGGCTGTTCTCGTCTGGTTCATGATGCGCTTCACTCTGAAGGGCTTCGAAGTCGTCGTGCTCGGCCAGTCGGAACGGGCAGGGCGCTTCGCAGGCTTTTCCTCGAAGAAGATGATCTGGTTCAGCTTCCTCTTTTCCGGCGCGCTCGCAGGCCTAGCCGGGATCTGCGAGGTCTCGGGCTCGATCGGCCACCTGCAGCCGGCGATTTCGCCCGGTTACGGCTTCACCGCCATCATCGTCGCCTTCCTCGGTCGCCTCAATCCGCTCGGCGTCATTGCTTCCGGTCTTGTGCTGGCGCTGACCTATCTGGGCGGTGAGGCGGCGCAGCTTTCGATCGGTGTTTCGGACAAGGTCACCCGCGTCTTCCAGGGGCTTATCCTTTTCTTCGTGCTCTCCTGCGACACGCTGATCTATTATAAAATCCGCATCGTCTGGTCGCGGGTGAGAGGCAACGCGGCATGA
- a CDS encoding ABC transporter substrate-binding protein — translation MKLKTALLSATILAACMFGSASAAGLTVGFSQIGSESGWRAAETTVTKEQAKKRGIDLKFADAQQKQENQIKALRSFIAQGVDAILIAPVVETGWDDVLKEAKEAKIPVILLDRTIKAPDDLYLTAVTSDLVHEGKVAGDFLVKTVGDKKCNVVELQGTTGSSPAIARKKGFEEALAGHDNLKIVRSQTGDFTRTKGKEVMESFLKAENGGKDICALYAHNDDMAVGAIQAIKEAGLKPGKDILVVSIDAVPDIFKAMSEGEANATVELTPNMAGPAFDALDAYLKDKKAPAKWIQTESKLYTPADDPMKVYEEKKGQGY, via the coding sequence ATGAAATTGAAGACTGCACTTTTGAGTGCCACGATTCTGGCTGCCTGCATGTTCGGTTCGGCTTCGGCCGCCGGCTTGACTGTTGGCTTCTCGCAGATCGGTTCGGAATCGGGCTGGCGCGCGGCTGAAACGACAGTGACCAAGGAACAGGCCAAGAAGCGCGGCATCGATCTGAAGTTTGCCGATGCGCAGCAGAAGCAGGAAAACCAGATCAAGGCTCTGCGCTCCTTCATTGCTCAGGGCGTCGATGCCATTCTCATTGCTCCCGTTGTCGAAACCGGCTGGGACGACGTTCTGAAGGAAGCCAAGGAAGCCAAGATTCCGGTCATCCTTCTCGACCGTACGATCAAGGCTCCTGACGATCTCTACCTGACGGCGGTTACCTCCGACCTGGTCCACGAAGGCAAGGTCGCAGGCGACTTCCTGGTAAAGACCGTCGGCGACAAGAAGTGCAACGTCGTCGAGCTGCAGGGCACCACCGGTTCGTCGCCGGCCATCGCTCGCAAGAAGGGCTTCGAAGAGGCTCTTGCCGGCCACGACAACCTGAAGATCGTTCGCAGCCAGACCGGCGACTTTACCCGCACCAAGGGCAAGGAAGTCATGGAAAGCTTCCTGAAGGCCGAGAACGGCGGCAAGGACATCTGCGCTCTCTATGCCCATAACGACGATATGGCGGTTGGCGCCATCCAGGCGATCAAGGAAGCTGGCCTGAAGCCGGGCAAGGATATCCTCGTCGTCTCCATCGACGCCGTGCCCGACATTTTCAAGGCCATGTCCGAAGGTGAGGCCAATGCCACGGTCGAGCTGACGCCGAACATGGCAGGCCCGGCCTTCGATGCGCTCGATGCATACCTGAAGGACAAGAAGGCTCCGGCGAAGTGGATCCAGACTGAATCCAAGCTCTATACGCCTGCTGACGACCCGATGAAGGTCTACGAAGAAAAGAAGGGCCAGGGCTACTGA
- a CDS encoding ABC transporter permease translates to MFFETLKLALRAISRNLLRSFLTVLGVVIGVAAVIALVTIGNGTTAQVSTELSRLGTNMLFVRPGQFGPGRASSEARRFTLKDVEAIRDQVPGLRAVAPSNQSTATVIFGGQNHSTTVYGTTNDYFIAQDWDLALGRNFTPAEERGQSRCIIGETVREQLFGAADPTGQLIRVGKVSCPVIGVLAKRGQSGMGNDQDDAVIMPVKVFQRRISGTSNVPTILISARDGVSTSKVQADVENLLRERRKIIPGRQDDFNVNDMTQIAEAMTGTTTLLTGLLGAVAAVSLLVGGIGIMNIMLVSVTERTREIGIRLAIGALENQVLTQFLVEAVALSLFGGIAGIMLGLTLAYGTVSFLNVPFVVSPLIIFIAFVFSAAIGMIFGFFPARRAAQLNPIEALRHE, encoded by the coding sequence ATGTTCTTTGAAACGCTGAAGCTCGCGCTTCGCGCAATCAGCCGCAATTTGCTGCGCTCCTTCCTCACCGTACTCGGCGTGGTCATCGGCGTTGCCGCCGTCATCGCGCTCGTCACGATCGGCAACGGCACGACGGCGCAGGTTTCGACCGAGCTGTCACGTCTCGGCACCAACATGCTCTTCGTGCGTCCCGGTCAGTTCGGACCCGGCCGTGCCAGTTCCGAGGCGCGGCGCTTCACGCTGAAGGATGTCGAGGCGATCCGCGATCAGGTTCCGGGTCTCCGAGCGGTTGCGCCCTCCAACCAGTCGACGGCAACCGTCATTTTCGGCGGCCAGAACCATTCAACCACGGTCTATGGCACGACCAACGACTATTTCATCGCACAGGACTGGGATCTGGCGCTTGGCCGCAATTTCACGCCGGCAGAAGAGCGCGGCCAGTCGCGCTGCATCATCGGCGAGACCGTGCGCGAGCAGCTTTTCGGGGCTGCGGATCCGACCGGCCAGCTGATCCGTGTCGGCAAGGTTTCCTGCCCGGTTATCGGCGTCCTGGCAAAGCGCGGCCAGTCCGGCATGGGCAACGACCAGGATGATGCCGTCATCATGCCGGTCAAGGTCTTCCAGCGCCGCATCAGCGGCACCTCCAATGTGCCGACGATCCTCATCTCGGCGCGAGACGGCGTCTCTACCTCAAAGGTGCAGGCCGATGTCGAGAACCTGCTGCGTGAACGCCGCAAGATCATTCCTGGCCGTCAGGACGATTTCAACGTCAATGACATGACGCAGATCGCCGAAGCCATGACCGGAACCACTACGCTGCTGACGGGTCTGCTTGGAGCGGTCGCCGCCGTCAGCTTGCTTGTTGGCGGCATCGGCATCATGAACATCATGCTGGTATCGGTGACGGAGCGCACCCGCGAGATCGGTATCCGCCTTGCGATCGGCGCGCTTGAAAACCAGGTGCTGACACAATTCCTTGTCGAGGCTGTCGCCTTGTCACTCTTCGGCGGCATAGCGGGCATCATGCTCGGCCTGACGCTTGCCTACGGTACGGTCAGCTTCCTCAATGTACCCTTCGTAGTCAGTCCGCTCATCATCTTCATTGCCTTCGTCTTCTCGGCGGCTATCGGCATGATTTTCGGCTTTTTTCCGGCGAGACGCGCAGCCCAGCTCAATCCCATCGAGGCATTGCGCCACGAGTAG
- a CDS encoding ABC transporter ATP-binding protein, producing MSPLNVPASGALLSVQKLTKFFGSFAACNEIDLDIAPGEIHALLGENGAGKSTLVKMLFGVLEPTDGHILWEGAPVAITSPGEARKLGIGMVFQHFSLFEALTVAENIALSLDDSIPIGRIAEEARALSAAYGLPLDPHAHVADLSVGERQRIEIVRALLQNPKLIILDEPTSVLTPQEADKLFETLFKLRAEGRSVLYISHRLEEVQRICDRATVLRHGRVTGACDPKQETPASLARMMVGSEVAAVTHPERSDKGEVQLAVSSLSVAARTPFAMPLRDVSMSVRSGEILAIAGVAGNGQSELFDALSGEYPVSSAEAIVIRKKPVGTQGITARRLLGAGFVPEERHGHAAVSAMKLSDNLVLARSQSDRKAFLGVLGIIRQGAVKSAARRISEAMDVRKSGDDPAAGSLSGGNLQKFIVGRELDRQPAVLVVNQPTWGVDAGAASRIRQALVDLAKAGSAVVVISQDLDEIFEVATDIAVISEGRLSKPYAAGELTREKIGLLMGGLHEGKHAAEAADAH from the coding sequence GTGTCGCCATTGAATGTGCCGGCTTCCGGCGCGTTGTTATCGGTGCAAAAGCTGACGAAATTCTTCGGTAGCTTTGCCGCCTGCAATGAAATCGATCTCGATATAGCGCCGGGCGAAATTCATGCGCTCCTCGGCGAAAATGGCGCAGGCAAATCCACGCTGGTCAAGATGCTCTTCGGCGTTCTGGAACCGACGGATGGGCATATCCTCTGGGAGGGAGCGCCGGTTGCGATCACCTCGCCGGGCGAGGCCCGCAAGCTCGGCATCGGCATGGTCTTCCAGCATTTTTCGCTGTTCGAGGCGCTGACCGTTGCCGAAAATATCGCGCTTTCGCTTGATGACAGCATTCCGATCGGCAGGATCGCCGAAGAGGCGAGGGCGCTGTCTGCGGCCTATGGCCTCCCGCTCGATCCGCATGCGCATGTCGCCGATCTCTCGGTCGGCGAGCGTCAGCGCATCGAAATCGTCCGCGCGCTCTTGCAGAACCCGAAGCTCATCATCCTCGATGAACCGACATCGGTGCTGACACCGCAGGAGGCCGACAAGCTCTTCGAAACACTTTTCAAGCTGCGTGCCGAGGGGCGCTCCGTTCTCTATATCAGCCACCGCCTGGAAGAGGTGCAGCGTATTTGCGATCGCGCCACCGTGCTCCGCCACGGTCGTGTGACCGGCGCCTGCGATCCGAAGCAGGAAACGCCCGCCTCTCTCGCCCGGATGATGGTCGGCAGTGAGGTGGCGGCTGTGACCCATCCCGAGCGTAGCGATAAGGGCGAGGTGCAACTCGCCGTTTCGAGCCTTTCCGTTGCAGCGCGCACGCCCTTTGCCATGCCGCTGCGCGATGTCTCCATGAGCGTGCGATCGGGCGAAATCCTGGCGATCGCCGGTGTCGCTGGTAACGGGCAGAGTGAGCTGTTCGATGCGCTGTCCGGCGAATATCCTGTGTCGTCGGCCGAAGCGATCGTGATCCGCAAGAAGCCGGTCGGAACGCAGGGAATCACGGCCCGCCGCCTGCTTGGCGCCGGTTTCGTGCCGGAAGAGCGGCATGGTCATGCGGCGGTGTCGGCCATGAAGCTCTCTGACAATCTGGTGCTGGCCCGCAGCCAGTCGGACCGAAAGGCCTTTCTCGGTGTCCTCGGCATTATCAGGCAGGGCGCGGTGAAATCCGCCGCACGGCGCATTTCAGAGGCCATGGACGTGCGCAAGAGCGGCGATGATCCCGCCGCGGGCTCACTCTCCGGCGGCAATCTGCAGAAATTCATCGTCGGCCGCGAACTCGACCGCCAGCCGGCTGTGCTGGTCGTCAACCAGCCGACCTGGGGTGTGGATGCCGGTGCTGCAAGCCGCATCCGTCAGGCGCTTGTGGACCTGGCAAAAGCGGGCTCCGCCGTCGTCGTCATCAGCCAGGATCTCGACGAAATCTTCGAGGTGGCGACAGATATCGCCGTCATCTCCGAGGGACGGCTTTCAAAACCCTATGCGGCAGGTGAACTCACGCGCGAGAAGATTGGCTTGCTGATGGGCGGCCTGCATGAAGGCAAGCATGCCGCGGAGGCCGCTGATGCGCATTGA